The genomic stretch CTCTCCCTCGCACTCGGTGATCGGACCTGTGCCCCTACGCGTCCTCCAATGACCTGAGGCTCAGGCTCCGGCCTCCACCCTGACCTGGCCGTCCCCAGCCATACCAGGGGGGCCAGTCCCGGCCTGGGCACCCAGGGAGAGAACTAAGGTGCTCGGGCAGACCCCTTCCTGGCGAGGCAGGCCACACAGTGGTGAAAGGAGGGGCAGCGTTGCCCCCGCCCGCGCGCCCGGGCTCACGGCGCCCACCGCCCACCCAATGGTTTCAGATCATCCGTCAGGTCCAGGCCGCGTTCCCCTTCTTCAGGGACGATTACGAAGGCTGGAAAGACTCCATCCGCCACAACCTCTCCTCCAACCGGTGCTTCCGCAAGGTGGGGCAGGGCGAGGGTCAGAGCCTGGGAGCGGGACGCCGGCGGAAATCCTGATATCCGGGGTCGTGCAGCCCCACCCAAgactgctcccctcccccaccaggtgCCCAAGGATCCCGCGAAGCCCCAGGCCAAGGGCAACTTCTGGGCGGTCGATGTGAGCCTGATCCCGGCCGAGGCGCTGCGGCTGCAGAACACGGCCCTGTGCCGGCGCTGGCAGAGCAGGGGCGCGAGGGGAGCCTTCGCCAAGGACCTCGGCCCCTACGTGCTGCACGGCCGGCCCTACCAGCCGCCCAGTCCCCAGTCGCCGCCCTGCGAGGACTTCAGCATCAAGTCTCTGCTAGGGGGCTCCGGGGAGGGGACGCCGCGGAGCAGCCCCAGTCGGTCAGGCTCAGAGCGCTCAGGGGAGGGAGAGCTGCCTGCTGCACTCCCGCCCTCTGAGAAGCCTCTGTGGCCCGTCTGCCCCCGCCCAAGGCCCATCAGGGCAGAGGGGAAGACTTCCCAGGGGGAAAACAGCAGGCCCTCCATCCTGTCCcctgagcccagggcctggcctctCCACTTACTGCAGGGCACCGCAGACCCCGGGGTTCTCTCTGGTGGAGGTCACAGGGCCTCGCTGTGGGGGCAGCTGCCCACCTCCTACTTGCCCATTTACACTCCCAACGTGGTGATGCCTTTGGCCCCACTGccacccacctcctgcccccGGTGCCCTCCCTCCACCAGCACAGGCTATTGGGGGGTGGCCCCGGAAACCCATGGCCCCACAAGGCTGCTCTGGGATCTAGATGCTCTCTTCCAGGGGGTGCCACCCAACAAAAGCATCTATGATGTTTGGGTTAGCCACCCCCGAGACCTGgctacccccaccccaggctggctGTTCTCCTGGTATGGCCTGTgatgctcccagggcaggggctgcTTTCCTCTGCCACCCTTAGGCTTGTTGAGGAGAAACCAAGGTCTGTGTGACCCTGGCAGCCTGAGACAGAGGCACCAGCCACGCTGAGAGTCCACTTGTTTATTGGCTGCCCCAGAAGAGCTATGGCCCAGCAGGGCATCACCCTAGAGGCAAGGCTGGATGGAGCAGGGCTCTACCTGGAGTagcccttcctttccccttcctggCCCCACCTTCTCCAACTCTccttccatctatccatccatccatccatccatcaccaGCTGTCACCTCCCCTCCCTGgcttgggctgggggagggaaacCTAATGGGGCTCCAGCCTAAAGCCCTGTCCTCCCTCAGCTGTTGCCTGGGAAAGAGGAAGCACCTTTGGGGGGAAGGGGATCGAGAATGGAGACTCTACTTGGctttggtgatggtggtggggaggtAACAGTAAAGGAATAGACATTTCAACCCAAGTCTAATGTGATGATGGGATAGTGACTCTGGTGACCACTTGGCCGCGGTCTGCATCTGCGGCCCTGGGATCCCCTGCTGTGCACCGCGATAACAGCAGATGGTGATACGGGGGCGGGGGAGGTGTGATCATTACCCCAGGCAGAGCACTCCTCCAgggtgggagaagagggtgggctccggcagtgggggggggggggggggggcagcggCCCCCAGAGATCAAGGAAGTCATGAGGAAATAGGGATTTTGCTGCCTCTGCCCGCAGAGATGTGACCCAGGCTCCTTGGGCAGGACTAGGAAGGCAGGTCCTCCGGCGGTGCCAGGGCCAAGCTGGAGCCGCTGTCTAAGCCGGGGCTTGGAGGGCTGCCGGGCGACGGCGTGGGGGTGCAGGGGGTCCCGGAGAGTGGTGTGTCGGTACTCAAGGAGGAGGGTGTCCTGGAGCGGGGGGCCCTGAGGGGCCTAGCCGGCCCCAGCTCCACTCGGCTCACACGCTCGGCGAACTTGAGCGAGCACACCGTCTCGCCGAGATCCTCGGGCCGCGTGGAGATCTGCGGGTAGCAGCGCTGGTAGGCATGCCCTGGTGGGCGGCGCCTGGCATGCAAACCACACCCCCGCGGGCCGCCCCGCCCACCTGCAGCAGCAGCACCGCCGTGGCGCCTGGGCCCAGCGCCGGCTGCAGCAGCCGTGTGAGCTGCGAGTCACGGAAGGGCACGTGGGGCCGGCGGGCCCGCAGCGCGGCCATCACGCCTCCCAGCGCCAGCAGCGAGCGGTTGATGGTCCGAGCCTCCCGTAGACGCTGGGCGCCGTCCCGGTCTTCCTGAGATCTACTGGCCGCCCCCGCCTTCCAGGCGCGCTCGGACCCCGCCAGGTCGACGAGGTGCAGCGTGCCTGCAGGGGCGAGCGAGCCGGGCGTGGACGGAGGCCCAGCGTGGGTGCAGCAAGGCCCCCGCAGGGCTCAGGCTCCGAGGTACCTGCGGTGCTGGTACCGCGCGATGGGGACGCTGTGCGCAGTGTCAGTGTGACCAGGGCGTGCGAGCGAGAGCTGCGCTGGTTCATGGCTGTGGCGGCGGTGGCCCGGTTGCTCCTCCCCAGGCTCAGCATCTGCAGGATGGGCGGACAAGGGCTGGCCTAGGGCGGGGCCCGCGCCCCCGGTGCGGGTAAGGGCGGGGGCTAGGAGAGCTGCGGGGCCCCACTGGGCAGCCTCACCTGGTGCAGAGACTCCAGGCTGGGCACGTCCCAGTGGGTGAGGCCAGCCACCTGGACTCCCCCCTGGCCTGCTGGGCCCTGCCTCACTGCCAGGCGCTGGGGAGGCCCTGGGGCAAGGAGGTCCCTGGTGAGAAAGGGCAGGGCTCCGttgggggggctgggggtggagacaGAAGGGGTTGGGGCTGGGGGCAAGGCGGGAGGCACCAGGTGCCCCTGACCTGACAGCCTCGTTGTAGATCTCCACCATGCTGAGGGTCACGCGGTGCTGCCCGCCTGTGCCCATCTCCCGGAACAGTGACTGCAGTGCCCTAGGAGCGATGCCGGGGTCCTCAGGCGGGCCCTGGGGATAGCGTGGGGTGCCTCAGCAAGCTCACATCCCAGCCCCTGGCTCCAGAGCTCCCCAACTACACCCTTTCCCACCTCCATGCTGTAGGTCTTCCCCGTCCCTGTCTGACCGTAGGTGAAAATGCAGACACTGTAGCCCCCAAGGCAGGACAGCACAGCAGACTCCAGCTCCCTGAAGACCTAGGGGTGCAAAGGGTTTGGAAGGGCCCTAAGCCTGGGGCAAGATGTGACCATAACTTGATTCTCCTGGGAGGAGACTGGCTTTAGGGGAACGTGGGGGAAGCGAGGATCTCCCAACCGACAGAGGAGGCTCCCTGGACAAGGTGGCATTTGCAAGAATTTGCCAGCCAAAGAGGGAAGGAACATGACAAATAGCAGGAACAGAGTAATACGGTCCTGACGACTGACTGCTTGGGAGACTTGGGGGTGTAGCAGTCAAGGGTCCAGACCCTGGGCTCAacggccaggttcaatccctaggtgggatTGGAGGCAAATCTCTCATCTTTTCCTCTGCAAGGTGGGGACTGTAGTGGCacctgttgtgaggattaagtgagaacaTGGAAAGAGGGCTAGTGCAGCACGTGGCATGTGATGGATGAACCCAGAGGGCCCATGGCTGGGGGGAGGCAGCAGCCAGGATCCTGAAGCTGGGCCCTGGGCGGGTGCACAGAGACAAGTGAAGGGGACATGGAGCTGGGACTTGGCATCCTGCTGGCAGCTGGACACCAGCAGCAGCCTCCTGAGCAATGACATGGTCAGCTTCCATGCCCAGAAGGCATCTGGTAACTGAGTGGGGAGCCAGTGCTGTCTGAAATGTTGACCGCCAGACGCTAGAGCAGAAGCCAGAACAGCCAGTGaggtggctgagactccatggcTAGAAAGGAGCGCTGTGGGTGCCCCTGCAGAGGCGTGGCACACAAGGGAGGGGCTCAGCGCCTGTGACTCTCCTCCAGAACCACAGGGCCCTGTCCACCCGGGAGACAGTGCACAAAGGGGCCCCTGAGGGCTGCAGACGGCACGGAGGCTGAAGACAGGGTAGGGGTGCTGTGGGGTCGATGGACGTAGGTGGCAAACAGCTGTGGTGCCCCAAATAGTGAAAGAGGGAGCCCTGGCCGCCTGCCAGGCACTCTCATCACCGTCTGTCCCCGTGAGGCCACCACAGTCTGATGTCTGACAGCTGTGCCTCTCACCTCACCCTCCCAGCTCTCAGCCTCGTTCCTGAGCTACTGGGAAGCTCCAGCTGCACAGTGTGTGTGCATTGGAGAGGGTGTGTGGGAAGCAAGGTGGCAGGCGCTGGGGCTTTAGCCTCTGCTTTCTAGCTCCCTGGGTCTGgcaggaaaggggaggagggcaggatcTGAGTAGGGCACTGGGAGAGCCCTGGTGCTGGAAGCTCACCTGTGCTCCCCACTCCCCCAACCACAAAGCAAGGAGGGGTACCCCCCTCAGAGCGGGCCAAGCTGAATGCTGGGCCAGGGAagtggacagccagggaagcctgggggacGGAGGTACCCGGGCACAGCAGGGCCGCAGCTGTGCCCTGCAGCCCCGCGGGACTGTCACTCACGCATGCTCTCCTGGCACAAAGttacttttgaaaatgttaatcTTCCTTTAAGCCATAATCTGTCTTCCCCAGCCTGCAAGAGCTTGGTGGGCAGATGCAAAGGAAAAACCCTGGGAGGAAAGCAGGTGCCCAGCTAGGATGCCGGCCCTGCTCCCAAGCCCCAtggctcccttcccttccttgctGGAGTCCAACCACCCTCTCTCCTAGGAGGGCGGACAGACAGGAGCCTCCTCAGGACTCCAGAGGATCTGAGAGACAGTCGACACAGATCCAAGGGTGGAGCATCACCTCCTCCTGGCTGGCGTGCGGAGGGAAGACCCAGTCTAGGCGGAAGCGACGCTGGTGCCCTCGATAGCAGGTAGTAACAGTGCCACCTGGGCCGGGCTCTAGGCTCACCAGGCTGGAGGGTGTCCCTGGCCTCAGGCGACACAGCACACGAATGTTTCCTGGGGTGGAGATCAGGTCCAGGCGCTGCCTCCTGGGTCCTGAAGTGTGAAGAGCCTCCACGTCCCCAACCTCTGCCACTCCAGCCCTTTGCTCCCCAGACCTGCTGTACCTTTGAGCTCCAGCAGCCGCCCTGGGCATCCGGGGAGAGGCCCCTGCGGCGCCTCCGCGAGTTGAGTCCCAGCCCCATCAGCTGACAGTGCCCCCAGAGCCCAGGAAACCTGGGGGAACAGAGATGTGAGGGAGGGGAGGCAGTGGAAACAGCTGGGGGATGCGGTGCTGAGGGCAGGATCTACTACGTGGCCCAGCTGTGGTGATCTACTGCTTTCTGTGGCTTCAGGCCCCGGGGACAGGGGAGGATCTCTCAGTGATCTGGGATGGAGCTCAGGGACCTGAGGAGAATGCTGGCTCCTGGCAACCCTGTGAGAGATCCACTGTCACCCCAGTCTGCACAGGACACAGTcactctggctccagagcccctaGTCTCCATCAGAGCAGATAACACCCTGGGACTGGAAAGGAGGCAGGGACAAGGGCTCCCCAAAGGAAGGCCAGTGAAAAGGCTGCCAGAGAGCAAGCGCGAGGGAGGGAGCAAGTGGTTCTGACCTGTCCCTGGGCTTCGCTCAGAGAACCCTGGCAGCTCTGGGTAAAGGTGCTGACGAGTCCCCGGAGGTCCCCGCAGCCCTGACGCAAGCTGGCCATGCGAGCACGAAGTCCTGTGGGGGAGGCCGTGGTGAGGGGAGGCCAGACCCCACACCTTGCCATGCGCTCCACAGCCCCGGAGCTTACCTGCCAGCTGCCCTCGCATCTGCTGCAGCTCCCTCCTGCAGTTCTGCTCAGTCTCCTGCTGGAGCTGCCGGAGGGCCCCCTGAAGGCCCTGCAGCTGCACCTCCTGCACCCCTAGCtgccccccacccaaccccacccctGTCACTGAGGAAGCAGGCACTTACCAGGCTCTGCCTCAGACACCCCCTTCCCAGCGCCCCAGACTTCCCAGCCCCTGGGCCCCATGCCCACCTGGACTCGGAGGGCTTCCGTGGTGTCCTGGGCTTCTTGAAGCCGCCCCCGAAGCTCCAGCAGGGCTTCTGCCTTCTCCTGCAAGGGGAGTCGGAGCCAGTCAAACTgtggaggcaggaggcaactgGGGGGTGCACTCCagctgccccattttacagatgagaaagttaaGAGAGGGTTGCAAAGCTGGTCACACATCCGTGCCTCCCAATTCCATGCAAGGGTCCATTCCCCCAGTCCTTCTGCTCCCCTGGGGTCAGCCACTGGTTTATTtgcagcattcaaactcttagtgaGACACGTGGAATctaattccctgcccagggatggaaATGGGCCTCCTGCatggggagtgcagagtctcagccctGGGAGCACCACGAAGGTCTCCTGAACAGGGCTACCATGCAGTTGCTGCCCACAGTCTGGGCCCAGGTCTGAAGGGTCAGAGGGGGAGTCCTGAGAAAGCATGGGCAGTGCTGCTAAAGACCAGGTGTGCGGGAGCCCCAGGCTGCAGCGATGGTCACAGCTGAGAAGCAGGATACCTGGGGGGCCCTGGTGTGGGGGGCAGGGCCCCAGTGCAGCAGGAGGTCCCGAGTAAGGCTCAAGCTCTGTTTCAGGGCTTTGTTCTCCAGAGTCAGATGCTGAACCCTTTTCTCTGAGTCTGTTGCTCCCTGGGAGAGAAGGAAGTCCTCAGGACTCCCCTGGAGGCTGGGGCCCTCTGTGGGCCTTCGTCCAGCCCCCATCCAGCAGCCTCACCACTCCCAGGCGCAGCtggcccagctcctcctcctgatGTTCCAGCTGCTGCTTCAGCTCTTCCAgctggaaaggagggaggggcaccGAGTGGAACACCTTCTTCCAGGCCCCTCCCAGACTCCCAGGCCCTTCCCAGATGCCCAGGCCCCAGCTGCTCTGGACTCCTCACCTGTCCAAGGATGAGCTGTTCCAGCCGCTGCCAAGCCCTCTGGTCCTCTTCCAGCTGAGGAGGCTGTTGCCCCTGGGCCTCCCCCCTTGGTGAAAGGGAAGGGCTTTCTTCTTGCAATGGGgatcctggggtggggtggaCCCAGTTAGAACAGAAAAGCTCTGTGGCCTGAAAGGGGGCACCTCACATCTGGCTGCACGGGTTCTGGGGGGCACCAACCCCTGGATAGATTCCCTCTTCAGCTCACTACTCCTTACGCACCAGCAGGAGGAGGGTGCTGCACCCCTGAGACAGGCTGCATCCCCTGGGACAGGGCCTGCCTGCCCCTGGGACTTCGAATCCATGCCAGGAGAGCCAAGAATTGACCAGTCACCGTTAACAGTTGGGGAACATCACCGGGCTGGGAAAGAAACAGATATCAAAGCGGAGAAGAATGGGGGCCGGGTGGAGGGAAAACAGGGATGGATGGTGGTCAGAGGACCTGCAGAGACAGAACAGGTGGCTGGAGAAGTTTCAACTGCTCACCTTGCTCAGGTCGGGAGGAGTCCCAAAGCTCTCTTCCGCCCCCAGCTGGACTGACAGGAACTCGGCAAGACGCACGAGAGCCTCTTCCAGGGAGACCTCCGCCGGACAGCGCTCGGCTCCCCCTCCCGACCCATCCTCGGCCTCCGAAGAGCCTGCGAAGCCAGGGAGCAGGATGGGGAGGCGCGCTGGGTCTTGTGTCGGACGCTAGGCCACCAGCTGGCGCCTGCCAGGTCCCTCCCTGCATCTCTCAGTAGTGTTCCCGATGCACCAACAGTACCTACCGACCAGGCCGGTCAGCTCTGTCCACAGCTCTGCGGTTGGCTGGTCGGCGCGGCGGCGACTCCCGGGCTTACAGCGGGCGCTCTAGGGAGGCAGCAGGGGAGAGGCCCTGAGGAGAGGCCAGGTAGCCCGTGGGGTCCCTGCCTCCGGGGACTGAGCCCGGGGGCTGGCGCCGGGCTCTCAGCCTCCAACACCAGAGAAGGGATCTTCGGCACGGGCCCTCCCCCGCGTCAGCGCCCTGGGACCTGAGAACCGTTCTCGGGAAGAGGGTAGCCGGCAGAGCCGAGCGCTCCCCCGCTCACCTGGGCCGGGTTTCCAGCGTCGGCGGCCGTCGCGGCCCCGCCATCCCTACGGAAGAGGCTGTAGAAGATGTAGATGAGCAGCGAGTAGAAGGCGTACATGGGAGCGCGGGGCGGCAGAGGGCCCGGCTTCACGCCGCCCCGCGTCCCCGCGCCGACACCGCGCCCGCCCGCCGCAGAGCCCGCGCGCATGCTCCGGCGGCCGCCCCCTCGGCGCAGCCCCGCACCCTCTTCCAGCATCCCTACCACTCCTCCGCGAAGGACCACGCGCAGCGTCAACCCTCAGAGGCTGCTACCCGCAGGCGTCCAACCTCCCTACCCGCGAAGCCCCTGCTAGGCCCCTCCCCTCAAGGCCCGTCCTCGGCCCtgtccaggccccgcccccgcccttcCTCAGCCCCGCCCCTAAaagcccctccccgcccctgcccctaCCTTAGCCCCCTCCCCTCACCGCCCCTTCTTCGGCCCCTCCCCTCACCGCCGCTTCCTcagcccctcctctccccgcccctccccgccccttccttcactgctccttcctcgagccccttccctccctccaaacCACGGACTTGCGCGTCCCATCCCAAGCTGAGACCCACTTCCTCCCAGCCCCGCCCTTCTCTCACGTCCATCTGGCCCCATCTCTCCCAGGGGCCAGACTCCAtggccccgcccccccccaaccGCTCTAGCCGCCGCTCTTCTCGTTGGTCGGCGCTTGGTCGCCGCAGGCCGGGCGCGAGAGGCGGAGCAGCCGCCCGAGGGCGGTGCGGTGGGCTGGTCTGGGCCTCCAGCGCGCCGCTGCGTCGCGGTCGCGCGGCTCAGCGGCCTGAGTGCTGGGCTGTCGTTCATTCCCGACCGGGTTCCGAGGACGGCACCTCCCAGAGCGCAGGGCCCTGCACCCTGGCTTGGGTTCCAGGACGCCAGAGATAACGCCCACCCAGCCCGGCTCCTCACCGCATTTTCCCTTCCCGGCCGATTTAGGCCCTTCTTCCCCAAGGTTGTGGCGTCAGGGCTCCCTCGAGTTTCGGATGAGCTTATAACTCAAAAATGGGACTCTGGAACCTGGGAGTCCTGAAGAGACACCCTTAGGGCTCCCCGTTGCCGGCTTCTACATTCTTCTCCAAAGTTGAGGATCCCTTTCCTGTCCCCTTAAACTCACTACCGCCTGAGGTGTCATGGCCCCCAGGCCAGGGGGCGAGTGGAGCTCCGCCCTGTCCCACCTGGCGCTGGGAGTAGTGTCTCTGCACGCAGCCCTGAGCACTGCCCAGGTGAGTACATTGGGGCAGGGCAAAGGCGTAGCCTACTCCCAAATTCCTAGAGGATGGTGGGAGGTAAGTGTGTGGGCCAGGCTTCTGTGAGACCCCCAGACCCTCCCCTGCTTAAAGGGAGGTCCTGACCTCTTTTACCCACATTTCCGTTCCCTGTGTTGACAGGCAAATCGAGGGGCCGCTGCTGGTTTCTTGCTCCAGGCCCTGGCCGCCGCCACCATGCTGGCTTCAGGGCTGGGCACGGATGAAGACTGTCTTGCTGGAACCTGGGTGGCCACTGTCATTGGCCTGCCCCTTCTGGCCTTCGACTTCCACTGGGTGAATGGGGACTGCTCCTCCGCCAACCTGCTTCTAGGAGGAGGCATGGTGCTGGCAGTGGCTGGTGACCACCTTGGTGCTGAGGGCCGCTCTGTGGCTGGTCAGGCAGTGGTGCTGGTGGTCGCAGTGACTATCCTCATTGTGGCCGTTTTCACAACCAACTCTTATGGAATGTGGGGGGGTGTGATGCTGGGTGCTGCAGGTCTTCTGAGCCGGCTGGAGGAGgacagactgctgctgctgctgccaaagGAGGACATCTGTCGCTGGGCCCTGGCCGGGGGCAGCTGGGCCTACCACCGGGCCCTGCACACACAGCGCCTACAGTGGGAGTGATGGCTGGAGACTGCAAGGCTTGGCTTCTGCCCAGCTACCACCTTCTCGCGAGTGATAGACTCTCCTTCCTAATGCCAGCTTTCTGCAGATTGTCTCCCTCTCTGGCTCAGTGTGAGGACTCGCCCAAAACGAAAATGAGGGGGACCGGGTCCCAGGCACGTTCTCAGGCTTGATTTTGGGCAGGCCATGGTTGTGGATCCAGAGAGAGGCTTGGTCTCCAATAAACCTTAGGGATTTAGCAGGAATATGGACTCTGACTCTTCTTTAGACAGGTTGAGGAGTCCTGCAGTGAACTTCATAAGGCTCCCAGGGCAGCAACTGGTTTTCCTGAGCAAAAGAAGGCAATGTGTGGGAACCAACTCTGGGGGTCTCCCTCAACTTGGCCTGACGGCACTGTTGTCAGGAAGGCCCCTGGACTGAGAAGATACAGCCCTTGCTCTCCTGGGACACGATGGAGTTATAAATATCCTTACAAGGTCTGGCTGGTGGTCCTCTGAGGCAGTGACCTTCACTGGCC from Odocoileus virginianus isolate 20LAN1187 ecotype Illinois unplaced genomic scaffold, Ovbor_1.2 Unplaced_Contig_23, whole genome shotgun sequence encodes the following:
- the KIFC2 gene encoding kinesin-like protein KIFC2 isoform X1, which translates into the protein MRAGSAAGGRGVGAGTRGGVKPGPLPPRAPMYAFYSLLIYIFYSLFRRDGGAATAADAGNPAQSARCKPGSRRRADQPTAELWTELTGLVGSSEAEDGSGGGAERCPAEVSLEEALVRLAEFLSVQLGAEESFGTPPDLSKPGDVPQLLTVTGQFLALLAWIRSPRGRQALSQGMQPVSGVQHPPPAGSPLQEESPSLSPRGEAQGQQPPQLEEDQRAWQRLEQLILGQLEELKQQLEHQEEELGQLRLGVGATDSEKRVQHLTLENKALKQSLSLTRDLLLHWGPAPHTRAPQEKAEALLELRGRLQEAQDTTEALRVQLGVQEVQLQGLQGALRQLQQETEQNCRRELQQMRGQLAGLRARMASLRQGCGDLRGLVSTFTQSCQGSLSEAQGQVSWALGALSADGAGTQLAEAPQGPLPGCPGRLLELKGPRRQRLDLISTPGNIRVLCRLRPGTPSSLVSLEPGPGGTVTTCYRGHQRRFRLDWVFPPHASQEEVFRELESAVLSCLGGYSVCIFTYGQTGTGKTYSMEGPPEDPGIAPRALQSLFREMGTGGQHRVTLSMVEIYNEAVRDLLAPGPPQRLAVRQGPAGQGGVQVAGLTHWDVPSLESLHQMLSLGRSNRATAATAMNQRSSRSHALVTLTLRTASPSRGTSTAGTLHLVDLAGSERAWKAGAASRSQEDRDGAQRLREARTINRSLLALGGVMAALRARRPHVPFRDSQLTRLLQPALGPGATAVLLLQISTRPEDLGETVCSLKFAERVSRVELGPARPLRAPRSRTPSSLSTDTPLSGTPCTPTPSPGSPPSPGLDSGSSLALAPPEDLPS
- the KIFC2 gene encoding kinesin-like protein KIFC2 isoform X5 produces the protein MRAGSAAGGRGVGAGTRGGVKPGPLPPRAPMYAFYSLLIYIFYSLFRRDGGAATAADAGNPAQSARCKPGSRRRADQPTAELWTELTGLVGSSEAEDGSGGGAERCPAEVSLEEALVRLAEFLSVQLGAEESFGTPPDLSKPGDVPQLLTVTGQFLALLAWIRSPRGRQALSQGMQPVSGVQHPPPAGSPLQEESPSLSPRGEAQGQQPPQLEEDQRAWQRLEQLILGQLEELKQQLEHQEEELGQLRLGVGATDSEKRVQHLTLENKALKQSLSLTRDLLLHWGPAPHTRAPQEKAEALLELRGRLQEAQDTTEALRVQLGVQEVQLQGLQGALRQLQQETEQNCRRELQQMRGQLAGLRARMASLRQGCGDLRGLVSTFTQSCQGSLSEAQGQVSWALGALSADGAGTQLAEAPQGPLPGCPGRLLELKGNIRVLCRLRPGTPSSLVFRELESAVLSCLGGYSVCIFTYGQTGTGKTYSMEGPPEDPGIAPRALQSLFREMGTGGQHRVTLSMVEIYNEAVRDLLAPGPPQRLAVRQGPAGQGGVQVAGLTHWDVPSLESLHQMLSLGRSNRATAATAMNQRSSRSHALVTLTLRTASPSRGTSTAGTLHLVDLAGSERAWKAGAASRSQEDRDGAQRLREARTINRSLLALGGVMAALRARRPHVPFRDSQLTRLLQPALGPGATAVLLLQISTRPEDLGETVCSLKFAERVSRVELGPARPLRAPRSRTPSSLSTDTPLSGTPCTPTPSPGSPPSPGLDSGSSLALAPPEDLPS
- the KIFC2 gene encoding kinesin-like protein KIFC2 isoform X3, with product MRAGSAAGGRGVGAGTRGGVKPGPLPPRAPMYAFYSLLIYIFYSLFRRDGGAATAADAGNPAQSARCKPGSRRRADQPTAELWTELTGLVGSSEAEDGSGGGAERCPAEVSLEEALVRLAEFLSVQLGAEESFGTPPDLSKPGDVPQLLTVTGQFLALLAWIRSPRGRQALSQGMQPVSGVQHPPPAGSPLQEESPSLSPRGEAQGQQPPQLEEDQRAWQRLEQLILGQLEELKQQLEHQEEELGQLRLGVGATDSEKRVQHLTLENKALKQSLSLTRDLLLHWGPAPHTRAPQEKAEALLELRGRLQEAQDTTEALRVQETEQNCRRELQQMRGQLAGLRARMASLRQGCGDLRGLVSTFTQSCQGSLSEAQGQVSWALGALSADGAGTQLAEAPQGPLPGCPGRLLELKGPRRQRLDLISTPGNIRVLCRLRPGTPSSLVSLEPGPGGTVTTCYRGHQRRFRLDWVFPPHASQEEVFRELESAVLSCLGGYSVCIFTYGQTGTGKTYSMEGPPEDPGIAPRALQSLFREMGTGGQHRVTLSMVEIYNEAVRDLLAPGPPQRLAVRQGPAGQGGVQVAGLTHWDVPSLESLHQMLSLGRSNRATAATAMNQRSSRSHALVTLTLRTASPSRGTSTAGTLHLVDLAGSERAWKAGAASRSQEDRDGAQRLREARTINRSLLALGGVMAALRARRPHVPFRDSQLTRLLQPALGPGATAVLLLQISTRPEDLGETVCSLKFAERVSRVELGPARPLRAPRSRTPSSLSTDTPLSGTPCTPTPSPGSPPSPGLDSGSSLALAPPEDLPS
- the KIFC2 gene encoding kinesin-like protein KIFC2 isoform X2; amino-acid sequence: MRAGSAAGGRGVGAGTRGGVKPGPLPPRAPMYAFYSLLIYIFYSLFRRDGGAATAADAGNPAQSARCKPGSRRRADQPTAELWTELTGLVGSSEAEDGSGGGAERCPAEVSLEEALVRLAEFLSVQLGAEESFGTPPDLSKPGDVPQLLTVTGQFLALLAWIRSPRGRQALSQGMQPVSGVQHPPPAGSPLQEESPSLSPRGEAQGQQPPQLEEDQRAWQRLEQLILGQLEELKQQLEHQEEELGQLRLGVGATDSEKRVQHLTLENKALKQSLSLTRDLLLHWGPAPHTRAPQEKAEALLELRGRLQEAQDTTEALRVQLGVQEVQLQGLQGALRQLQQETEQNCRRELQQMRGQLAGLRARMASLRQGCGDLRGLVSTFTQSCQGSLSEAQGQVSWALGALSADGAGTQLAEAPQGPLPGCPGRLLELKGNIRVLCRLRPGTPSSLVSLEPGPGGTVTTCYRGHQRRFRLDWVFPPHASQEEVFRELESAVLSCLGGYSVCIFTYGQTGTGKTYSMEGPPEDPGIAPRALQSLFREMGTGGQHRVTLSMVEIYNEAVRDLLAPGPPQRLAVRQGPAGQGGVQVAGLTHWDVPSLESLHQMLSLGRSNRATAATAMNQRSSRSHALVTLTLRTASPSRGTSTAGTLHLVDLAGSERAWKAGAASRSQEDRDGAQRLREARTINRSLLALGGVMAALRARRPHVPFRDSQLTRLLQPALGPGATAVLLLQISTRPEDLGETVCSLKFAERVSRVELGPARPLRAPRSRTPSSLSTDTPLSGTPCTPTPSPGSPPSPGLDSGSSLALAPPEDLPS
- the KIFC2 gene encoding kinesin-like protein KIFC2 isoform X4, producing the protein MRAGSAAGGRGVGAGTRGGVKPGPLPPRAPMYAFYSLLIYIFYSLFRRDGGAATAADAGNPAQSARCKPGSRRRADQPTAELWTELTGLVGSSEAEDGSGGGAERCPAEVSLEEALVRLAEFLSVQLGAEESFGTPPDLSKPGDVPQLLTVTGQFLALLAWIRSPRGRQALSQGMQPVSGVQHPPPAGSPLQEESPSLSPRGEAQGQQPPQLEEDQRAWQRLEQLILGQLEELKQQLEHQEEELGQLRLGVGATDSEKRVQHLTLENKALKQSLSLTRDLLLHWGPAPHTRAPQEKAEALLELRGRLQEAQDTTEALRVQLGVQEVQLQGLQGALRQLQQETEQNCRRELQQMRGQLAGLRARMASLRQGCGDLRGLVSTFTQSCQGSLSEAQGQVSWALGALSADGAGTQLAEAPQGPLPGCPGRLLELKGPRRQRLDLISTPGNIRVLCRLRPGTPSSLVFRELESAVLSCLGGYSVCIFTYGQTGTGKTYSMEGPPEDPGIAPRALQSLFREMGTGGQHRVTLSMVEIYNEAVRDLLAPGPPQRLAVRQGPAGQGGVQVAGLTHWDVPSLESLHQMLSLGRSNRATAATAMNQRSSRSHALVTLTLRTASPSRGTSTAGTLHLVDLAGSERAWKAGAASRSQEDRDGAQRLREARTINRSLLALGGVMAALRARRPHVPFRDSQLTRLLQPALGPGATAVLLLQISTRPEDLGETVCSLKFAERVSRVELGPARPLRAPRSRTPSSLSTDTPLSGTPCTPTPSPGSPPSPGLDSGSSLALAPPEDLPS